Sequence from the Ooceraea biroi isolate clonal line C1 chromosome 2, Obir_v5.4, whole genome shotgun sequence genome:
GGGCGGACGTGTTTGCCCCGTGTACCACGGGACTAACGGTCGCGGCTCGCGCTTTAGCCAATGACGACGTAGGGACCGGTTGCATAAGCGGAGTCGTGCTACCCGCGGATAATCGGCTAAATCCGATCGCATCCGTTGTACAGTTAAATGCGTTCCCGTTGAACCACAAAGCCGGCGCGTTCAGTTCGGCTCCGCGATGTCCTCCGTCTTCCGAGGAGATTCTTTCGCCAAATGCCGATCGCGGAGGAAGATAATGGTGAACGCAAGGAACAATGCTTGTTAACAATGGGGCATTTCCGAGTATCAGGCCCctattaattgaattatcagGTTGGTCAAAAAGTCTTTTCGTATTTTGAGGCGCTCTACTTTGCGCGCCTGCATTCAGAGCAAACCATGAAAGGGAGGGGAAAGGGTGATTGTTTTAAATTCACCTAACCTCGCTGTACAAACTGTTGCAGACGTACAGCGCCTGTGAGCTATTGTGAGgttataaaaaaatcgcaaaatggagCTTTCAAAACAGCAAATTAGGCCAATTTTGTTGTACGAGTTTAAAAGGGGCACGAATGCGTCTCAAACCCATCGAAATTTATGTGAAGTTTTTGGACAAGATGTGATTACCGTTAGGTCATGCCAATTTTGgtttgaaaaatttcgaaatggtgattttaacctggAGAATGAGCCCAGGTCCGGGAGGCCTTCGGTCATCGACAAAGCGCGCTTGCGAAGCAGAGTCAAAGAAACCCCGGATATTACCACTCGCGAGCTCGAGGCAGAATTCGGAGTATCTCACGGAACCATCATCAACAGCCTCCACCAACTTGGCTTTGTGTCAAAATTGAACAAGTGGGTACCGCATGCATTGAGCGAGGGGAATAAGCTTGATCGCATCTCCAAgtgcgttaaggggggagcctgctttagaacgctgaaaataaggtatattttacgaattgtttttggagaaactatacagcggatcattataaaactttgatgcatttattagtacatgtttaaagataaaaaaattatttttttatttgaatatatcgcttgtagaggtcgtcctggagaagcttagtgcagccgcgtcgccggcattgcaaattggtgagcattctcctgcctccaaatttcgtctaaactgaaaaattgaaatatcttctcgttatttatgaattcccatcgtcgatgaaccaaagagagaagaaaaaagttgaaaagtgccaaaatggtggagcttagaacacaaaagtacgatttttaagcaaagtttttgaactttttcatgcaaaaataattgtttaacctaatgttttgatgaatattaaaggttcatcgacgatgggaattcataaataacgagaaaatatttcaatttttcagtttggatgaaatttggaggcaggagaatgctcaccaatttacaatgcctccaggacgacctctacaggcgatatattcaaataaaaaaataattttgtttatctttaaacatgtactaataaatgcatcaaagttttataatgatccgctgtatagtttctccaaaaaaattcgtaaaattataccttattttcaacgttctaaagcaggctccccccttaagtgtAACGCACTTGGAGATGCTGAGTAGTGACTCAACGGACATCGCAACGAACCTTTTCTTGATCGATTAATTAcgtgcgacgaaaaatggatcttttATGATAATGTGGTACGAAAACGAAGTTGGTATGAGTCCGGAAGTTCAGCTCAGAGGACTCCAAAGCGGAATATCCACGGGCAGAAGATCATGTTAAGTGTGTGGTGGGATGCGCGCGGAATTGTCTACCATGAGCTCCTACCAAGAAATCAAACTATCAATACGGACCTCTACTGTCAGCAATTGGAAAGAGTTCAGACAAAACTCAAGGAACTCCGACCCCAACTTGTCAATCGTAAAGGTATCCCCTTCCACCAGGACAACGCTCGTCCTCATGTGAGTGCCCTCACGttgagaaaaatcggagagctTAATTGGGAACTTCTCGagcacccaccatactctcctgaccTCGCGCCATCCGACCATCATCTTTTTAGATCCCTGCAAAATTTTCTTAACGGAAAAAAAATCGCTTCGGCAGACAAAGTCCAAAGAGAGTTGgatcttttctttaattccAAGACTAGTGCCTTTTCCAAGGACGGAATTTTCAAGCTTGTAGATCGATGGGAGGAGGTCATTAGACGAGGCGGAGACTATATTGATGATTACAATAAAAGTGCGTTTTGTGAAAAACAAGTGTTtcctttttacataaaatacgaaaagactttttgaccaacctaaTAGATGGACCGATACTTGTTGGTACCATTGGTACCAATTGTTCAGGTATAACGTCGCTTTAACAAAAAACTTATTCCTTTTTATTCCGATTTTGCAGAAACATTCATCGACGAGGAAGAGAATGCTCGTAACGCTGCTTCCACATCGCGGCTTAATAATCCCAAGGTTGATTCCCAGCGCTCGTCTCAGCGCATGATTTTGGAAGAGTTGACAAGTTAATAAGCGATCGTCTCAAGGACCTGACGCCGCCTTTTTTCTCGGCCGGCCGAACCGAAGCTGACTTTTCCATCGAGTGGAAGGCCGACCGCACCGCGGCCACGCCGCGAGAAGCGAAAACGAGAGGATCCCTTCAAGGCGATGCGCTTGTCCCTCAGCACCGCGCGACGACGCCTTACTCCCGTAAAAGCGAATTGTTTGGAAAAAAATCCATAAAGTCGTCGCCGGGATCAGAGAAAAAATGGccatttcattataattaccTCGAGGCCCACTTCAGAGCGGCCGCGCAACTTCTTATACACGGTAGGCTTGACAGGCTTTAATAAACGCGCATGATTTCGTCGTTCGATGAACCGGGACAATCGCCTCGGGATGGTAGCCGGGTAAAAGCTGGGCGCATCTGCATCGCCGCGAGGCGAGATAGCTCGCATCATCTTTATCGGAAGGTCGGGATGCCGCATTAGCTCCTAATTCatcatattttttgtttgaagTCCGTCTCCGAATTCCAGCTGTCAATACCGAGCTCGAGTACTGACAGCGCGTAATCTATCGGCGACAAAAAATGCACGAGGGTCGATCCTGTTAATGATCGCGAGCAGTTACTGACGAATTGAGCAGCTAGGTAAACGATCAAAAGTAATGTTATAATCGACATTTTTTGTACAAGTGTGtcttatttgattttattatatttaattaaccaAATTGAACAGTTTgatatgaatattcttttgtAATAAAGTTGCTCGTGGTTGCGAAGAAATGGAGCGCTATAgagattatataatgtaatttttgtgCAGTGAAaattacacttttttttatgcCCGTCACTTCGTGAACACGTTTATCAAGGACTCATTTAGAATAAGAACTCGAGGAACATGAGGAGCTTGTCGGAAAGAAGGACGTTTACCGAATCGAAGAGACGAGAAAGAAACAAGAGACGGCGAATATCTTCAAGGTGATGCATTTGCGCTGCATCGTGATGGCAGAGCCGCTTTAAAAGGGTCGCGATGACGTGTGGTAGCAAAACATCATTCATTAATGACGACAATTGAGCGGAATTTTGTGTCACGCTCTTATATCGAGATGGACACGTAGCTTCCTGCGTCTGAGTATGTTCGCTCGACAAAGAAGTCGTGCAACTTTCTTAACGCATCGCTTCCTGATTTCTGTTGGCGTGTTATGCGCCGAATAAAACGACAAAAGTGAAACATAAATCAAACTGATAATCCGATGGCTATCATTTACCGCCAAGAGCTGGActctttaaggggggagcctgctttagaacgttgaaaataaggtataattttacgaattttttttggagaaactatacagcggatcattataaaacttttatgcatttattagtacatgtttaaagataaaaaaattatttttttatttgaatatatcgcctgtagaggtcgtcctggaggcgtcttagtgcagccggcattgtaaattggtgagcattctcctgcctccaaatttcatccaaactgaaaaattgaaatattttctcgttatttatgaattcccatcgtcgatgaacctttaatattcatcaaaacattaggttaaacaattatttttgcatgaaaaagttcaaaaactttgcctaaaaatcgtacttttgtgttctaagctccaccattttggcacttttcaacttttttcttctctctttggttcatcgacgatgggaattcataaataacgagaagatatttcaatttttcagtttagacgaaatttggaggcaggagaatgctcaccaatttgcaatgccggcgacgcggctgcactaagatttctccaggacgacctctacaagcgatatattcaaataaaaaaataattttttttatctttaaacatgtactaataaatgcatcaaagttttataatgatccgctgtatagtttctccaaaaacaattcgtaaaatataccttattttcagcgttctaaagcaggttccccccttaataaACCCCAGATTGTTTTCTAAAAACCAATATCTCTCTATGCGGACGTTAATTTATCACATTCGATCACGTTCTCGCATCATACATTTATTCCGTGACGGCGCGACCACGGTCAAGTGATACCTCGCTCCGATTTAGCGAAAGCGTAATCGTCCATTTAATTACATGACGGGAGAGAGGCTTTATTTACgcgaaaagaggaagaaaaaaaggaagttaTTCTTCGGCTCGTAAAGTTCGGCGGCGCGCCTCGCCTCTCGTGCGATTACGAAACGACGAAGGCGGCATGACCAGCCTTCGTTCCGACCGACCTCCGCCGCAAAACCACCGCGAAACCACCGGCGCATCTTGCACATCTTGCGCGCACCGCGAGGAGGAGACGCCCGGTGCATTATCCCTGCAATTACGAGGAGTCGTACGTGCCCGTCCCGATTACCGTGAAACACAGCGTGCAACAAGTGAACGCCGATCGCTGGGACGTCAATCAAAAGTCGAAAGCCATTAATTGGCGTGGACGTGCACGCACGTTGTCGGGTCGAAAGCGTGAGACACGTATcttcctcgctcgctcgcgaggaGGGTATCCGCTGTTTTTCGAGGCGCGCACCGACGAGGAGACCCAGATCCGAGAGCGCGTTTGCCTCGAGTGCGTTTCTgcgttcttttctcttttctttttccttcttcttctgcttcttctttccttctttcatcCGCAAGGTGCCGCGGGATCGAAAGCGCGCGATCTGGACCGCGCCGGGGCGCACGGCGAAATGCGCTTTAACAACAATGACTCCGTGACTCGTAACGAGAGAGCGGGCCCGCGACGTTACATGCGCGAATTAAAGATCGCATCAAGTGCAACCATCCTATCGCGCAACCGATACGTGACGCCCGTCTGATTCATCCGCCGAGGCGAGGTAATTACCGCGGAAGCACCGGAATCGCACGAAGCACCTTTCCGTAGAAACGAATTTACAACTATTTCGAATCTAATCTCACGATTTAATCTCCACTTTCATCTACGTTATCTCCACCCGTGTACCGCGTGTACGCGTCTCTCATTCAGCTTTATCAATCAGACGGCGTGTAACTTCCTAGGGAGTCCCACGGAGCAAGCGCCGTCCCTCAAGCACGAGAATGAGAGACATGAGAACGAGGTAGCGTTAATTTCTCCGGGTTTCGCAAAAACGCGCCACGATGACTCCGGAATAATGACTTCGAGACACCCACGTGGCCGGCGCGGTGCGTTGAATCATCCCCCTGATGAACGCGAGATCCATCTCGCCGCGTTTTCCCTATAAATTTCAGGGGcgcgatgcgcgcgcgagacaaGAGACGTGGGCGAGAATGCACATGCGCCGGCGAGCGCAACGATAACGGATATGGATATCGCGGGCGTTTAAAGAGCTGCATGCATCGCGGATGCGTCCATCGCGCGGAGGAAGCGCGATGGACGAGGAACTCCCGTACGGAACTTGCGCGGCTGTTACTCTCCTCGGCTCGGCGAGAGCAATATCCGCGGTACGCGGAATACCGCGGGATAATCCTTCCCCGTTCTCCTCCGCTGCTCGAGTTTCGTATTTCATCGTCGTGCGGAATAAACGACTCGGGGTTATTATCCGCGAACCCGTCATTACGGTCCCGACCTGCACGGGGCGCCCCGGGGTCCTCGTATTTCGCTTCATCCGCGGATTGTTTTACCGATTCGGCGCCGATTTCTCAT
This genomic interval carries:
- the LOC109611250 gene encoding histone-lysine N-methyltransferase SETMAR — protein: MELSKQQIRPILLYEFKRGTNASQTHRNLCEVFGQDVITVRSCQFWFEKFRNGDFNLENEPRSGRPSVIDKARLRSRVKETPDITTRELEAEFGVSHGTIINSLHQLGFVSKLNKWVPHALSEGNKLDRISNWYESGSSAQRTPKRNIHGQKIMLSVWWDARGIVYHELLPRNQTINTDLYCQQLERVQTKLKELRPQLVNRKETFIDEEENARNAASTSRLNNPKVDSQRSSQRMILEELTS